The Misgurnus anguillicaudatus chromosome 15, ASM2758022v2, whole genome shotgun sequence genome has a window encoding:
- the LOC141349753 gene encoding semaphorin-7A translates to MNRICVFVLFMCIFCVSSLRLGPRVKTDQGITHYTTKHSQSGLRKLVRSTSSGIIWVGDDENLFPVTSTRDIQVNVAQFKDECKENEKCESKHTISLISDGVDGNLLFMCGTNGEKTKCYNMNLDYSLVDGFEFTYELNMNDPSLLIGDMLYCKSTLGLYQINRKTGAKIWPYSPVAEQKYVKLVAGNGQDKDKVYSFFTEKHRSDNGGSEFDTWIPRVSQICMNDKGGSKDVLPFSWTSMIYTRLSCGAPELSFTQLIDVATVDNDTKIYALFRNIWNMSAVCVYKMTEISRIFSSSKFMEIKNMKLPVNHRPGQCVDDSTRLSPDILRFMKERPEVKDSVMPVNKPLLFKHHHYTHIQVQRLENRTVLFLALESGEIHKVLENPTDDPVFIIAEFRPFPNVTHISSMLLDESEKRLYVSFGTEVIHIDLQRCDLYGDQCEQCLLSRDPYCGWNGSRCTHVSENSIQDIQFCNSTKVIHSRTEIAATAPVLIISPSSRYYLHCPIISNHASYHWYHGNTQVDCVRADQDCLYLIESMKKSHEGLYRCVSSEDNYHININRYELSMSSSPALTVNTIVLPCLLLLLFTHLLL, encoded by the exons ATGAACaggatttgtgtgtttgtgctgttcatgtgtattttctgtgtttcttCATTAAGACTGGGTCCTCGAGTTAAGACTGATCAAG GTATTACACACTATACTACTAAACACAGTCAAAGTGGTTTGAGAAAACTGGTCAGAAGCACCTCAAGTGGAATAATTTGGGTTGGAGATGATGAGAATCTCTTTCCTGTTACCTCAACACGAGACATACAG GTGAATGTTGCTCAGTTTAAGGATGAATGTAAAGAAAATGAA AAGTGTGAGTCTAAGCACACAATCTCTCTGATCAGTGATGGAGTCGATGGAAATCTCCTGTTCATGTGTGGAACTAATGGTGAAAAAACTAAGTGCTATAACATG AACTTAGACTATTCTTTAGTTGACGGCTTCGAATTCACTTATGAATTAAATATGAATGATCCTTCATTACTCATCG GTGATATGTTGTACTGCAAGTCTACTTTGGGACTGTACCAGATAAACCGAAAAACAGGTGCCAAGATCTGGCCTTATTCTCCTGTAGCAG AGCAGAAGTATGTGAAGCTGGTTGCTGGTAATGGTCAAGACAAGGACAAGGTTTATTCATTCTTCACAGAGAAACACAGAAGTGACAATGGAGGCTCTGAATTTGATACCTGGATCCCACGAGTCTCACAGATCTGTATG AATGACAAAGGAGGATCTAAAGACGTCCTTCCATTCAGTTGGACATCTATGATCTACACCCGTCTGTCCTGTGGAGCTCCGGAGTTGTCCTTCACCCAGCTTATAGATGTGGCCACTGTTGACAATGACACCAAGATTTATGCCCTCTTCAGAAACATCTG GAACATGAGTGCCGTGTGTGTATATAAGATGACTGAAATCAGCAGAATCTTCAGTTCCTCTAAATTCATGGAGATTAAAAACATGAAACTTCCTGTGAACCATCGGCCTGGACAGTGTG TTGATGACAGCACTCGTCTAAGTCCTGATATATTGAGGTTTATGAAAGAGCGTCCAGAAGTGAAAGATTCGGTGATGCCAGTGAACAAACCCCTGCTGTTTAAACACCATCATTACACACACATCCAGGTGCAGAGACTAGAGAACAGAACAGTACTGTTTCTGGCTTTAG aAAGTGGAGAGATCCATAAAGTCTTAGAAAATCCTACAGATGATCCAGTATTCATCATCGCAGAGTTTCGGCCGTTTCCAAACGTGACTCACATCAGCAGTATGCTGTTAGACGAGTCTGAg AAGCGTCTGTACGTGAGTTTTGGTACGGAGGTGATTCACATCGACCTGCAGAGGTGTGACCTGTATGGAGATCAGTGTGAGCAATGTCTTTTATCCAGAGACCCCTATTGTGGTTGGAACGGTTCACGTTGTACCCACGTCTCAGA aaattcAATCCAGGACATACAGTTTTGCA ATTCAACTAAAGTCATTCATTCCAGAACAGAAATCGCTGCCACAGCGCCGGTGTTGATCATCTCGCCCTCCTCTAGATATTATCTGCACTGCCCAATAATATCAAATCACGCCTCATACCACTGGTACCACGGTAATACCCAGGTGGACTGTGTACGGGCCGATCAGGACTGTCTCTATCTCATTGAAAGTATGAAAAAATCTCATGAAGGTTTATACAGGTGTGTATCTTCAGAAGATAATTATCACATAAACATCAACAGATATGAGCTGAGTATGAGCTCTTCACCAGCACTTACCGTCAACACAATAGTTTTACCATGTTTATTACTTCTGTTGTTTACTCACCTGTTATTATAG
- the LOC129419705 gene encoding uncharacterized protein: protein MEVHLQILLAVGLAVLCFCLMIGCIICLCHKKALPFNDKKTGLSLTSVPTDHVAVTISSSPSINTLPIKQQYEELDGDVMDSPSSNSSSTSSGSDVQSLSLPRSLSELKGSSKSRFTLRRLSSPTVSSTVTKPAVRGRSSLPVIPKFSLVTKTRRALDRKSARVGDNCLHSESSRLTTCPSSSGFHYGSSSLKPKPSLHFTLFFCPAESRLTVTVLGLYRGSKKMSGAVIRVCLPPVCPAPMQGSSRRRRSLSPETPVHIFTLQVKSEELYGCTLILTASSRDFSGLRETALGELQLTCAEIDWQPGSTVTFNRQINTASRSLRKSQSSQDKLVDVRCSVCSGQLLILLQYQTLAHRMKVMVRKADNLPKLSRIPGSPDHYVIINLRQSGKVISTKETKCAAGVNAVWNAPFLFDLPTGDIDALPLLLELIVMQGRLYTKSCILGRVLIGYESPEAGKQHWKEMCSRVQVETTHWHALQPDTL from the exons tTCATCTTCAGATCTTATTGGCTGTTGGCTTGGCTGTCCTCTGTTTCTGCCTGATGATTGGCTGCATCATTTGCTTGTGTCACAAAAAGGCTCTTCCCTTCAATGACAAGAAGACGGGGCTATCCCTAACCTCTGTACCGACAGATCATGTTGCTGTGACTATTAGTTCCTCCCCCTCCATAAACACGCTGCCAATCAAACAGCAGTATGAGGAATTGGATGGAGATGTCATGGATTCTCCTTCATCCAACAGCAGTTCAACATCTTCAGGATCAGATGTTCAATCCTTGTCTCTGCCTCGCTCTCTCTCTGAACTGAAAGGCTCTTCAAAATCACGTTTCACACTACGGAGACTAAGTTCTCCCACGGTGTCCTCCACTGTAACTAAACCTGCCGTCCGCGGTCGTTCTTCACTCCCTGTCATTCCTAAATTCAGTCTGGTGACAAAGACCCGCAGAGCGCTTGATCGCAAAAGCGCCAGGGTTGGAGATAACTGTTTGCATTCAGAAAGCAGCAGGCTTACCACCTGCCCATCATCATCTGGTTTCCATTACGGCTCCAGTTCCCTTAAACCCAAACCATCTCTTCACTTTACCTTGTTTTTCTGTCCAGCAGAGAGCAGACTGACAGTCACCGTTCTGGGTCTCTACAGAGGCTCTAAGAAAATGAGCGGGGCCGTAATCAGGGTTTGTTTACCCCCGGTCTGTCCCGCACCAATGCAGGGCAGCTCAAGACGCAGACGTAGCCTCAGTCCAGAGACACCGGTTCACATCTTCACCCTGCAGGTGAAATCAGAGGAGCTTTATGGTTGCACGCTCATACTGACAGCGTCCAGCAGGGATTTCTCTGGATTGAGAGAGACGGCTTTGGGTGAACTTCAGCTGACGTGTGCAGAAATCGACTGGCAGCCCGGGTCCACCGTCACTTTCAATCGTCAGATTAACACTGCAAGCAGGAGCCTGAGGAAG AGTCAGAGTTCTCAGGATAAATTAGTGGATGTCAGATGTTCGGTTTGTTCAGGACAACTTTTGATTCTCCTGCAGTATCAGACACTGGCACACCGCATGAAGGTGATGGTCAGGAAAGCTGACAATTTACCCAAACTCAGCAGAATTCCAGGAAGCCCAG ATCACTATGTCATCATCAACCTACGTCAGAGTGGAAAGGTAATCAGCACTAAGGAGACGAAGTGCGCCGCTGGTGTGAACGCTGTTTGGAACGCACCCTTCCTGTTTGATCTCCCGACCGGTGACATTGACGCGCTGCCTCTGCTACTGGAGCTCATCGTAATGCAG GGGCGGCTCTACACAAAGAGTTGCATTCTGGGCCGTGTTCTGATTGGCTACGAATCTCCTGAAGCAGGAAAGCAGCATTGGAAAGAAATGTGCAGCAGGGTGCAGGTGGAGACGACACACTGGCACGCACTTCAACCTGACACCTTATAG